GCGTCGGTCGGGTAACGCCTCGACGCGGCCGCGTCGGCGCGGGCGCGTCACTCGGACCCTCGGCGGCGTGCGAGGGCGACGAGCGCGAGCGCCACGAGCGCGGCGGCGGCGCCGAAGCCGGGCATCCGTGTCTGCGTCGACCGATCGGTCGTTCCCGGGGGCGGCGACGTGCGCGGCGGCGTCGGGGTCACCTCCGGAGTCGCGGTCGCGGTCGCGGTGGGCGACGGGGTCGGCGTCCGCGTGGCCGTCGGGGTAGGTGACGCCGTCGGCGTCGGCGTGGGGAGTTCGTCGACCACCTCGACGCGGACCGACGCGTCGGTCTCGTCGTCGGTCGCCCGCAGGGTGTACGTCCCCGGTTCGACGACCGAGAAGTCGGCCGTCGTGTTCCACGTGCCGTTTCGGACGGCGGCCTCCGCCAGCGGGACGGTCGTGCCGTCGTCACGGACGAGTTCGACGAAGATCGTGGTCCCCGCTTCCCGGTTCGACGTTCCGGAGACGACCACCGGTTCGTCGCGTGGGACGAGCCAGGTGTCGTCGACGCGTTCGGTCGACTGGTCGCCCTGGGCGGCCGCCAGCGGCGAGACCGTCAGCGGCCGGTCGGCGGCGACGGCGGGGCCGACCGCGGCGGCGATCAAGAGGAGCGCGGCCGCCAGCGTGAGGAGGTGGCTGTCACGGGTCATCGGTTCGGATCGGTCGGGACGGTCGTCCCCGATCGCTCGGTACGAGAGCGTACGGCTCACTTCCTCTTGATCGTTAGGGAGTCGGCGCTGTCTCGCGGTGGCCGGCCACGGGCGCGGCTCGACGGATTATCAGGGTGGATAATCGCCGCACAACGCTTACGTACGGTTCGTCCGACTCTCGACCAATGCAGCGAGGCCCCCTCGTCCTCGTCGTTCTCGCCGTCCTCGTCGTCGGGACGCTGCCAGGGCCGGTCGCGGCGGCGGAGCCGACGGTCTCGATCGCCGTCGACGACACGCCGATGGCGGCCGGCGACCGACTGGTCGTGCCCGAGGACCCGATGCTCCGCGTGAACGCGAGCGCGCGGACGACCGTCGAACGCGTCGCCGTCCGCGTCGACGGCTCGACCGTCGAGACGTGGGCACCGGGCACCGAACGGGTGTCCGAGCGGGTCCGACTCGACCTCCGGAACGAGCCGCAGACGGTGCAGGTCGTCGTCACCGGCTCCGACGGGAGCGTGAACTCGACGCGGGTCACCGTCGAGAAGGACGCCGTCGCACCGTTCGTCGGCTTCACGCAGCCGTTCGAGAGCGACCAGCTCGGACAACCGCCGGCGGAGGTGCCACTCTCGAAGTCACGGGTTACCCTCGCGGGGACACTCGAGGACAGCGTCGGCGTCGAGTTCGTTCGAATCACG
This Salinigranum marinum DNA region includes the following protein-coding sequences:
- a CDS encoding PGF-CTERM sorting domain-containing protein; this translates as MTRDSHLLTLAAALLLIAAAVGPAVAADRPLTVSPLAAAQGDQSTERVDDTWLVPRDEPVVVSGTSNREAGTTIFVELVRDDGTTVPLAEAAVRNGTWNTTADFSVVEPGTYTLRATDDETDASVRVEVVDELPTPTPTASPTPTATRTPTPSPTATATATPEVTPTPPRTSPPPGTTDRSTQTRMPGFGAAAALVALALVALARRRGSE